The DNA segment NNNNNNNNNNNNNNNNNNNNNNNNNNNNNNNNNNNNNNNNNNNNNNNNNNNNNNNNNNNNNNNNNNNNNNNNNNNNNNNNNNNNNNNNNNNNNNNNNNNNNNNNNNNNNNNNNNNNNNNNNNNNNNNNNNNNNNNNNNNNNNNNNNNNNNNNNNNNNNNNNNNNNNNNNNNNNNNNNNNNNNNNNNNNNNNNNNNNNNNNNNNNNNNNNNNNNNNNNNNNNNNNNNNNNNNNNNNNNNNNNNNNNNNNNNNNNNNNNNNNNNNNNNNNNNNNNNNNNNNNNNNNNNNNNNNNNNNNNNNNNNNNNNNNNNNNNNNNNNNNNNNNNNNNNNNNNNNNNNNNNNNNNNNNNNNNNNNNNNNNNNNNNNNNNNNNNNNNNNNNNNNNNNNNNNNNNNNNNNNNNNNNNNNNNNNNNNNNNNNNNNNNNNNNNNNNNNNNNNNNNNNNNNNNNNNNNNNNNNNNNNNNNNNNNNNNNNNNNNNNNNNNNNNNNNNNNNNNNNNNNNNNNNNNNNNNNNNNNNNNNNNNNNNNNNNNNNNNNNNNNNNNNNNNNNNNNNNNNNNNNNNNNNNNNNNNNNNNNNNNNNNNNNNNNNNNNNNNNNNNNNNNNNNNNNNNNNNNNNNNNNNNNNNNNNNNNNNNNNNNNNNNNNNNNNNNNNNNNNNNNNNNNNNNNNNNNNNNNNNNNNNNNNNNNNNNNNNNNNNNNNNNNNNNNNNNNNNNNNNNNNNNNNNNNNNNNNNNNNNNNNNNNNNNNNNNNNNNNNNNNNNNNNNNNNNNNNNNNNNNNNNNNNNNNNNNNNNNNNNNNNNNNNNNNNNNNNNNNNNNNNNNNNNNNNNNNNNNNNNNNNNNNNNNNNNNNNNNNNNNNNNNNNNNNNNNNNNNNNNNNNNNNNNNNNNNNNNNNNNNNNNNNNNNNNNNNNNNNNNNNNNNNNNNNNNNNNNNNNNNNNNNNNNNNNNNNNNNNNNNNNNNNNNNNNNNNNNNNNNNNNNNNNNNNNNNNNNNNNNNNNNNNNNNNNNNNNNNNNNNNNNNNNNNNNNNNNNNNNNNNNNNNNNNNNNNNNNNNNNNNNNNNTGATTTTTTCACAGGTCTGAAATACTCCAAATCAATAGAAAAATGACAAACGTTTCAaagaagatatataatttttattaattatctacacaaaattttaaagttacatAAATGTAATATTCATAACTGCGATGTAATTTCACGACAGTATAATTTATACTCTTCATTTTGTAATGTCTTCTTGTGTTTTCATGACCATTTatcgaaaatataatatatatatatatatataaagaggtagacgaattttattattttcagagTTTCTAGAATTATAGAAAATTCGACTTCGTGATTTGCCTAAAATCAAAATAGTTATTCTTATCAAAATAGTTatccttattaaaaaaattctttttctggctgcatcagaaaaaaaaaccaaaccacAGCAAATGAGGAACAAAGAATAAAATCATGATTAATCGCACAGTTTTTTACTTGGGGTTTTTAGCTTCAGATAAAAGAcggttattaattttttttagtttttcttttaaataagagatataagaatcgtctcttagccgaaaagtataaaaaaaataaaaaatataaaaaatgtcaaatcatgaattaaaaaTCCGAAGTAAGAGATTAGAGTTAACCATGCTGTAAAGACAACTAAAGAGTAAGGGTACTATCGTCATTTTACACAGTCGAAAGCCCAAAACCCTTTCTTCAGTCTTCCTTCCACCTGCATCGCTTTCTTCTGCAATTCTCGCCGGAGAGCTCCCATCTACCTGTGTAAGTCAGAGATCTCCTTCTCAACCCAAAATTTACTTTCTTATGCATAGCAATTTCATTAGGTTATCACTTTCTCTCCACCAATCATTTGGAACAATTATCGGATTTTTGGTAGAAATCATCTTCAGATCTCGACTCACGATTTGTTATCAGTGGCTGTTTTAGGCTGAGAAGAGGATGTTGAAGTTCCTATCAAAAGTAAAGATCGAGTTCAACACATTGGATCCAAGACTCGCCTCTTGCGTCGAGTTTTTGGCTCAGTGCAACGCGAGGAAGGCCAAGGAGTCGAACCCTAACTGCCAGGTTCTGGTGAAACGCAGAACCGACGATCAGCCACCGCAGATCAGCGTCACGTTCGTTAATGGTGTCGAGGAAGCTTTCGATGCGGCTGCCACGTCGGCTCAGTCCATCAGGAAGATGATTCTCGATAAAGGGCAGTACCTCGAGACGGAGCAGATGTTCCGCGAAGCCGGGGAGCAGTGGCCTGTCATCATCCCCGAGGAAGAGATTCACCAAGAAGCTCCTGGTGTTAAGGTCCGTTTGTGTTTTCACACGTTTATCATTGTGAGGGAGAGATTCAccaataactattttttttgtgtattttggtttggttgttTTCTTGCAGCCGAGGAAAGCAGAAGACAAGAAGCAATGATATGCTCGCTTGATTTGGGTTTGCTCTTGTTCAGTTTGGGGTATGTATAACTCTTGATATGTGTCTTGGGTTTCAGGTTGGGACAGATAaatttgtattgttttcttatttatgtGAACTTTTGATCAGAAACCCTGAAGTTTAATTCATGTCTTTCTTTTCTCAATAAGAGGTTGGTGAGGCTTGTTTTGCAAGATGAGCCAACATACTGGTGTGATTTTAGGAATAAACTTAAAGCAGATAGAAGGAAGTATAGCAGATAAGGCTTTGAATACCTATACATGTCCTTGGGATACTCTGTTTGATGTTTCGGATTAGAGCTTTTGCATCTGACCTGATACATATATTGTTTAAGCGTTGTTCTTGAGCTTGAAAGAGAGAATTCATGTTTGTCAAGCACTGTTTTTAATAGAGATTTTGCTAGTAAATTATGCACTTCGTTGGTCATGAGCTTGTGGATTCAATGTGTAAGAGCATCTCtaacttatatttttcatcaaaaatagaGGATGTATAAACTAGAATTGAGTTTTGTCACAATGTATACATCTATTAATaaagaactagattttgatccgcgcttagaaagcgcgggtttgtttgtttttcatttattaatcgaaaactgatttacaaattaccattattttttcatttcgaaccataacaattgagtttttaggtttttatcatttgttttttttctcttcaaaatatggtatttgttcgaaatatggtagctgttctataataatgtttgagttttaaaatttgttttcatatctgacctagattcatgtttgaacctatagacccgatacattgtatataatcctgttcggatttaatgaaaaatttgttaattaaaaatccgatataacccggtaaaaacctaaaaactcactattaaccCGCGATCTGATACTATTGATCcgataacaaaatatcttatagtacttttttaaaaaattgattaaattactcatatatttattaatattacataaattagtgattcgttagaatttgataaaattttatcatgttatctaaataaaaaatgataatataaaataacttattgatatgacaatattagtttattttcgttattaataacctattataagtttgtgtttgtattttagatttaaaaatttattttaagatagtttttaaaatattcttgaacactcgtaattgccatattaatattatgtataaaatgacattatacactgaaaaatgatattcaaatatgtatatgatatatggtgtaggatatacgattttggtttgtattgaaaatatgtataatattcaaatgatctattttgaatattgatacgtatatttaagaaaataatattttcatgtttcttaattcatttattgttcataatatatttatacttatattaaatttaaaattaatatatcttttaaatatatatatagacctattatttatagatccatttaggtgtatctgtaggcccaaaaccaaaagacttaaatgccattaatgaattttattaattctttgtaaaaataaaggtatttttgagaaaactgtaattttcattaaggatataatttgagaatgatcctcttttaatggtattgatgCTGCTATTTTTAGTGAAAGTAtataagaattttaattttcatctcTTTGAGATAGTCTAgttcaaaaagaacaaaaccaaTTTTATGGACATTGATTTAATATTGAAACAAAAAGCAAAACCAAAACTAATATGATCGATTTCAAGACAAggtttgaaagaaaataattcaGTTTTCAACCTGTCATATGAGTTATATTCTATCGTCAAGCGGTAGCAACAGCAACAATGTCCAATTTAGTATTCAAGGGGACTTTGAGCACAATACCGTACCACTCAACAGATGGGGAAGTTGCATAGGTGTGTTTTATCTTGTTATAagcatttttagttttaatcgGTCTATTTCTCTAGAACAGATGGGGAAGTTACATAGGTGGTTGAGATGgccagaaaataaaaataacccaGGGACAATGGATAGAGAAGAATGTGAGAGAAAGGTAAAGGAACTTGAATGGGAGAGAAACCAAGTATTCTCTATGGAGTTCATTACCTTCTACCAAAGTCCTACGCAACCAGATTCAGGTCTAACCGATTTTTAAGCccgtttagtgtttttttttgggttaggATGAACCGAACTATAACTAAATTCAGTTTAGAGAAAACCAAGTTCTGATATGGCCTTCTTTGTTGTAGGATCTGGAGGCAAGAGATGAAGAAAAGAGGATAATGTCGTAATGGTTTTggtaagaagaaagaagatagaGTCGGAggaaagaaagataaagaagGCAGAGAAGGAGATCAAGTCTATGAAtaaaatgatggagatgattcTCAGCAGAAAGCAGAGAGCTGAAACCATTTCACACGAAAAGAGTTGTGTAGTTGAAACATAAAACCACAGTTATCTACTTGTTGACTCATTGTCACGTCTATAAAACTCTTCAAATAGAACTCTTTTTTATTGGGTAAAAATCTCAAACTCAACACTCTGGTTCGACTTTTGGTAACGATAATAGTATACATAACTTACGCAAACAGCAAACGAGTTTCTTCAAATGTAAATCTTACAGACAAAACCTATATTGGGAAAATGTATGTGCATAAATATACCAAACAAGTCTTGCTCCCCTCACTCATTACCTCTCTTCTCTTGCTGGAGCATTAGGATTCCCCATCATATCCATCATCATTTTCTCAGGTGAATCTTCCCAATTCGTAAACGTCTTCAAATCAATCTGCACATACATATTACAACTTGTCAAACTCGGAAGTCCTtttgtgcatttgcataataGATCttatgctcttttttttttaattttaccttTCGACGTTGGTCAGTGAAAAGctcttctcttttcttgtaTGCTTCTTGAACTTCCTTAGCTGCTTTTCCACCTAATGCCCATGCTTCAACATCTAACACCAAAGCCTCTACTGGTAAATAACCCTGAAACAACACATGTTTTTAAAGATCCAAGACCACAGAacttgaaacatatatatatatatatatatagaccagCACTTGTGTTACCTGGTTTGGGAAGAGAGAGCCAGGCTGGTAAGTTTTATCAACTGCATGATGACGGACTGTGATCTTAGCAAAGTCTTCGTGGATGAAGATTCTCTCGTTTCCTTGTGTTCCCCCAAATCCAATTCCAACAGGCTTTGGGTTTGCGTCATAAACTCTACCAGAGGGATGAAGATGGCTATATGCAAAATTTTTCTCTTTCCCTGAAGATTAACACAAAACTATTACAGACTATACTAATGCAAAACAACTGACCAaacagatgttttttttttttaaatctgtgCAGTACCTGAAGATGAGAATGCGTGAAAGACAGGACTAATGGAGAACAAGTTCCCAGAGCTTCCGTAAAATGTATCTCTGTTCTCAAAACCCTGCTGCAAGATAGCACCGATGACCCACTTCCTCTCGCTTGAAGTACCTTCATGATCAGCTCCACCGCTTGCAGAAACTATCAGTAGTATAGGAGCATGATACCCTTGAACGTTGTCCCACAATCGATTCATGCCTTTTCCATGATGATATGAGCTGAAACATAGATgaacattaaaaactttaagTACACTATAGACACAGAATTTTTATAGAAGCATGACAGTGGGATACCGGTAAAGAAGATTTTCATTGGCTTCATCGTTATTGCAGGGAAAGCATGAGCTCAAGATCTCCTCACTTAACGTATTCTTGGACGTCAAAGAAATCGCCCATGCCCTTCCACATGTTAGAAGTGTGTTCTCACATGTCTTGGACGCAGAATCATCTCCACCAGCCGACTTTGAAGGCCCAGATCCATCCTGTAATCCACTTTTTAGTAAAACACCTTACGGGTAAATGAGAAGCACCAAGTAAAGAAAGAGTACCTCTGCATTTAGAGAATGTTGAAGTCTCGCGTTGCAGAAGTGAGAAAGACACTCAGTGAGGCATGGAATCGTCGTCAAAGCCCACGTAAGGAATTTCCCGACAGGAAGCTCGAGCTCCAAACCGAAGACATCAGAATCCCAAACATTCAAACTAGCTCCAGATTCGGTGCAAGACACAAGCGCTGACATAATCAAGTGGCTTATATCAGGAAGAAACAAGTCGGTGGATCTACTGCTTCGACCATCCCACGACATCGTCCAACACATCCACAGAAACATGACCAACTCTACAGTGGAAACCGACCCGTTGATCTTACAATCAGCTTCTTCAGATTCGAACTCCAGCTTGGACGAAAAGCCTGCGTTTTGAGATGTCAGATGAAACACTCTCAACAGAGTGTTGTAAGACATGGAAGCCGACATTCTTCCGCAGCATTTGACATAACCTCTAGCAAACTCGACCCAACTCAACCCTCCTCCTTTCTCAGGGACGAAGAACAAATCTACTAGAGATGGTCCTAAATGCTCCAACAACCTCGGAAACGAATCTGGAACTGTTTGATCTCCTTCACAAGTAGTTGTTTTGTAGCTCAAGGTGAAGCTTTTCTacaataagaaacaaaacaaaaaaaaaattgatgaaacTCATCATAAAGCTAAAGCAGAGATCCACAGTTCGATCTCTATCAAACTCAGTCTCACAACCCTAATTCATGATCCGATCAAACTCAGTGTCAAAACACTAATTCACGATCCAATCAAATCCCAAAACTACTGCAATTGCAAATCCAGATTCTCTTAAGAACAATCAGAACCCTAATCGTTATTACCTTGAATGATTGGAAGGAAACAGTGTTGGCCTGAGGATCGGCGAGCTTGGAGAAAGATCGTTGAAGGAGAGGGAGAGCGCCGGTTGAAGCAGCAAGGCTTTCGATTTCTCGCTTCTCCGATAACTCTTTACTATCTACAGAGGATGAAGCACCCATGATGTGATGTGATGTGAGAAGAGAAGATAGAAATTCAAACGGAGGTTTCAGAGGatatttattaatgaatgaTGGTGTCCATGATTGCTTTTTTGATCTATTCTATTGAGATATTTTGAACAGTTGCTGGCTCTTTTTTTCACGATGCGCCGCTTAATGGGATTTGAGTCAATTCACGATTGAACCGGTTCCGGTTAGTGGTCAATTAGTCCGGTTTATTATTCGTTCAGGTCATACGACTCATACTTGTTTTGTTCAGGTCATACGACTCGTCTAAGCACTATAGTTTAATAATGGTTATGGTTTAAAGATTTTTacacttatattttgtttattacagATTATTAGAAGCAAAGCTCTTCGAAGATTTCAAAGTATTTTAGGCTCTTTATTATCCGTATAGTTGTTCATTAGtaattggtaaatttttttttatcatctattatattaaaatacggTCATCTACATCAACATTCTTATACAAAGGCCATGAACCAGACTTTAATGACCCACCCCCAAGACTAACGAACACAGAAGCTAAGAATAGCCAAAGCTTCATACTACAagccaacaacaaaaaaaatcccaaGCGCTTGTACCAAAAAAATAGCGACCATGAGCCTGATCAATGTCAACTAGACACAGGGAAAACTTCCTCATTCTCAAATAGCTGTCTCAGCCAATAAGGTCCTCCCGTTGCCACATACGATTGGATGAAACCACCCCTTGCTGCACTTTGAGCTATGAAGAAAGCCCCTCTGTTAGTTGATCTTTCTTCTCTCACCATCCTCCACCATTCCAATCTTCTCAGTCTTCTTTCAGTCTCCATATATTGAGCTCTGAAGCTTGGCCATGCCTTTGGCCTTAAAATAACCTTCGTCAAGGTGACATCGTCGATTGCAATAATAACCCTATTAAGTCGATGAGAATAAAGACAGTCAAGGGTCCATAGTAAACCTAGAAATTTGGCTTCATCTAGAGAATCAATGTTGCAAAAAACTCGACGACTATGTAACATCACTTTGCCCATCTCGTTTCTCACCACCCAAGCTCCTCCACTTCTTGAATTTTGCTTGTTAAAATCAACCCCAATGTTGCACTTTAACCACCCTGCACAGGGCCTTTCACAACGCTTCTGCACCATCTCTCTATTCTtcctctcctcctcttctttctctttctcaaacTTCTGCGCCATACACCTGAATTCAGCATCCTCCGAGATTTTACTCACCACATCATGTGCCACAAAAGCCTTTCCTTCAAAAATGATCCCATTTCTAGTTTTCCATAAATACCACACTATCCAAGGGATCATATTCCTTACTTCCTCAGCCACGTTCTTGTTGGATAACAAGCTCATAACATAATGCAGATTGGAGAAATGAGAGACCTTATCGAAACCGTTCATAGGTAATGGCACATTAGCTAACGCCCAAATCTGTCTAGCAATGGAACATTCAAACAAGATATGGTTAATAGATTCACCATTGAAGCCACATGCTTGACAACACGGATCCAATCTGACGCCCTTCAATACCAGCAGCTCACCAACCGGAATCGCATTGCTTAAAGCCTTCCACAAGAATGTTTGAATCTTTGGAGCCGTTCTGATCTTCTATACCACTCCCTTAAGATCGTTTAGGGAAGGTCTTGCCTCAGCCTCTCTAACTAGTTCGCTTTTTCTCACCCTATTAATGAACCAGTACCCCGATTTCACTGAGTAACTGTCATTCTTGTTATGAACCCATACCCAAAAGTCATCTTGATTCGCCACAATCTTCATCTTGATGATTCTGTTGATATCCTCCTCAAAAAACAACTTCCTGAGGGTCTCCAACTTCCAGCAGTTGTTATTAACATCGATGAGATCACTAACCTTGAGCATTAGATCAACAAAAATATTCTTCATTAGAGGCCTTCTTCCTCACTTCACCTTCTATCCAATCACCCACCCACACCGAAATGGATTTTCCGTTCCCCAGCTGTTTTCTAATACCTTGTTGTAGCAGTTCCTTGCCAAACTGGATGCTTCGCCAACCGTAGGATGGTCGCGGTCCGTTGCCAGCAGAGAGGAAAGCACCATTCTCAAAATATCTGCTTTTGAACAGTCTAGCAAAAAGGGAATCTGGATGGTTTAAGATTCTCCAGGCTTGCTTGGCTAGCAAGGATTTATTGAACAACTGGATATCTTTGAACCCAAGACTCCCCTGTTCTTTAGCCAGAGACATTTTCGTCCAACTGAGCCAATGAATCTTCCTTTTGTGCTCCAAAGAGTTCCACCAGAAGTCTGCCATAACTTTAGTTAAATTCTCACACGACTTCTTGGTTAGTTTGAAGCACGACATCGCATAGACCGGCATTGCCATGGCCACTGCCTTGATAACAACTTCCTTCCCTCCCTGCGACAGTAGCTTGACAAAATAGCAAGATAGTCTGTCCTTGAGCCTATCGTAGATGTAAGCAATCATCTCAGATTTTGATCTACTAAAACATTCTGGCAAGCCCAAATAAGACCCAGTCCCTCCCTCTTTCACTATCCTAGTGAGATCTTTAAGAAATTGATTCGATATCTCATCAATCTTGGCTCCAAAAGTGATAGCAGATTTGTCGAGGTTGACCTTTTGTCTTGTGGCTTTCTCATAAACTTGAAGGATCTTCATCAACTCGGACACTTGACTAAGCGACGCCTTACACAACATCAGGTTGTCATCAGCAAACAACATGTAGTGGATCATTGGACCTTCCTCTGAGAATTGGATGCCTTGCAGCTTTCCTTGTCTCACCGCTTGTTCAATCATATGGATAAGGCCTTCCGTACATAGAACAAACAAGAAGGGAGAAAGAGGATCCCCTTGCCTTAATCCCCTCTCAGGTTGAATGCATCCAAACGGTTGATCATTAATCAAGGTGGAGTATGTTACCGTGGTGACACAGAACATAACTCTCTCAATCCAAACCCCATCAAAGCCCAACGCATTAAGGAGCACTCTCAGGTAACCCCACTCGACTTTGTCATAGGCTTTTGACATGTCGGATTTGATGGCAATGAACTCTTTGGCCACTTTGTCATTCATCTTCAGGGCATGAATCATCTCGTGAGCTATTAGGATGTTATCAGATATGAGCCTTTCCTATACAAAGGCTGACTGTGTGGGAGAGACAATGTCTGGTAAGAAAGGCTTCAATCTGCTGACCATAATCTTCGAAATAATCTTGTACGGGACTGAGCACAAGCTTATTGGTCTCAGGTCTGTCATCAAGGTTGGATCCGAGGTTTTTGGAAGAAGGCAGAGATGAGTATATTTCCAATCGACAGGGAAGACACCAGAGAGGAAGAATTGCTGCACTTCTTTAGTAACCTGTACTCCCACCGTGTCACAATATTTCTGGAAAAACAGGTCTGTCATACCGTCAGGACCATGAGCGCTACCAGGCTTGATAGCGAAAACTGCTTCTCTGACTTCCTCATTCGGAACCTCTCTTGTTAAAAATTCATTCATCCCCACTGACACCCGAGGAGAGAAACCAGCAAAGAGTTCACTAAAGTCTGTCTCATTTGAGGACCTGAACAGATTCTTGAAATAATCATTGGCCACTTCTGCCTTGGCCGCTTCAGAGAACTGCTCTTGCCCATTCTCATCCATCAGTTTGATGATCCTATTCTTCGCTCTGGTAGTCTTCACCGACTCATGGTAGTACTTCGTGTTCAGATCACCTTTAACAGCCCATCGCTCTTTACTTTTCTACTTCCAGTACAGCTCTTCCTCCTTGTAAGCTTTGATCAGCTCCTCTTTAAGATAGTTAACTCTCCTGCCCAGAGGGAAACTTGATGACTGTTCAGCCTCTAAAGCCACTTGAATCTGTTTGATCTTGTCTCTGGAGTTTagattttccttttttccaTTTGCTCAGGGCCTTTCTGCATCTTTTAAGTTTATCAGAGACCTTAGCCTCAAAGAAAGGGTGGTTTGTTAGCCAAGCTTTCTTGATCTCATCTTTGACCCCTGAATTGTTAAGGAACCTTCTATCAAATCTGAAACTACCTCTAAAAGGCTCAGATGAAGAGGCAAGCCTCACAAGAACCGGTCTGTCATCTGACCCTCGTTTATCCAAAAAAGCTTGGTTAGAGGCTGGGAAGAGTTTCATCCATTGCTTGTTACCAAAACACCGGTCTAGTCTCGATCTTATCCATGAATCTCCCAGCTTACCTCCCCAAGTCAGATTGTCACCACTGCTCTGAAGTTCCACCATTTCTCCGATATCTAGCATATCATTAAAATCCTGAAAAGAAGCTTCACCTCTGCGCGGACCACCAATTTTCTCTCCATTGTTTCTTATCTCATTGAAATCCCCCAGCATACACCATGGCTCCTTTCTATGTGCCCCAATCCTAGATAACCTTTCCCACACCTTTGTTCTATTACCTTGGATTGGTTCACCGTAGACACATGACACAAAGAAAGAGTCTTTGACAAACTTCACACTAAAATCTACAAGATTCTTGTCTACAAACTTAAACCCGATATTTACAGAATTCTTCCACATTAAGGCTAGACCTCTGCTGTACCCAATAGGATTGACAGCGATGATCCTATCGTAGCCTAGCTAATTTTGCACGTCCACCAAATCATCACGACTATGCTCCGTctccatcaaaaacaaaatatccaGGAAATATCTTGACGTATCTCCCGTAGTCTTGGAATCACCAGGTCCTTTGCATGGCCCAGTCCCTGGCAGTTCCAGCTCAGCATAGTCATTTAAATATTGGATGGTCCCTCACTCGGGACCACCAATGGTTTCTTAAACCTTGCAGAGCTTTTAGATGGCTCAACATCATCAAGTGCTTTCCTCTTGCCGTCAGAGATCACTCCTTCTCCCACCCGTTCGACACTCACAGACGAAGCTTTCACTATCCTTTTCCCCGCTGCTTTCCTCGTATAGGTTCCTGGTCTTTTACGCTGTTTAGGTTTCTTTAGAAGAGTCCCGGAAGTGCTCGTATCAGAGCTACCTACACTATAACCCGTTGAATCCTCCACAAGAAAACCCGACTGAGCAAAGACTTCATACTCCTTAGGGACCTGAGCAGGAGAAACCACCTTTCCAGACTGAAGAATCTTGGAACCCGCCACAATAGCGCTAGCAATAAGCTTTTCTTGCCTTGGTTGAGGCTCCTCTTGAGAGCTGAAGTCATAAACTGCACCTTTTCCTTTATCCAGAGATGATAGGATCGGAGCTGATTCCAAACGAAGGAAGACTTTCTGCCCTAAAGGATCATTCTCCAAGTCCTCAAGGGATTTCTTGACTCTTTCTACTCACGCCATCTTTTCTGGGCCCTCAGCAACTTGCAGGTACTGTCTCATACCGTCTATAACCTCCTTTGCAATCTTGGGCCGACCTGAAACAGGGTCCAGACCGAGATATTTGCTAGATAGGACTCCAAAGAGCGGGTCAGATTCCTCAAGACAGTTCAGAACTTCAGTATTCTTGCTTTCCGCCGAAGAGCATGAAACTCCCACAGTAGCCTCCTTATCAACGTTACGCCAAGGGCACATTGATTGCTCATGCGTTAATCTTTGGCAGGTGTAGCATCTCTTTTGAATTCGCTCATAATCATACAGAATGTTGACAACCTCACCTCCAGGTAAAGTAAGTTTTTTTGATCTTCTCAGTGGCTTTGAGACGTCAAAACGCACCAGTACTCTCACATAATCTTTGACCTGTGCCTTCTCCGGATCGAAAGGGACCTCAACCACATGGCCAGCAAACTCCCCCATCGCCTCACTGGTTTCAGGGGTATAATGGTTGACCGGGATGTTTCTCATTTGAACCCACACCATAATAAACTTGAGATAGTCTTCAGGTGGTTTCTCCATCCTTCGATCCAACACAATCGACCAGTTTTGGGATGTGTGGACACCTCTGTTCAGAATATCAATTAATGCTCATGCTTAAAGATAAACTGAAATCTG comes from the Brassica oleracea var. oleracea cultivar TO1000 unplaced genomic scaffold, BOL UnpScaffold00578, whole genome shotgun sequence genome and includes:
- the LOC106319692 gene encoding uncharacterized protein LOC106319692; the encoded protein is MSENLDKALKHLSIEEEDEPFVLPDRPEFYATERNSMSLIGRLLNPHCQKMGDLILDMPRKWQLYNRVRGVALGVHTSQNWSIVLDRRMEKPPEDYLKFIMVWVQMRNIPVNHYTPETSEAMGEFAGHVVEVPFDPEKAQVKDYVRVLVRFDVSKPLRRSKKLTLPGGEVVNILYDYERIQKRCYTCQRLTHEQSMCPWRNVDKEATVGVSCSSAESKNTEVLNCLEESDPLFGVLSSKYLGLDPVSGRPKIAKEVIDGQKVFLRLESAPILSSLDKGKGAVYDFSSQEEPQPRQEKLIASAIVAGSKILQSGKVVSPAQVPKEYEVFAQSGFLVEDSTGYSVGSSDTSTSGTLLKKPKQRKRPGTYTRKAAGKRIVKASSVSVERVGEGVISDGKRKALDDVEPSKSSARFKKPLLGYDRIIAVNPIGYSRGLALMWKNSVNIGFKFVDKNLVDFSVKFVKDSFFVSCVYGEPIQGNRTKVWERLSRIGAHRKEPWCMLGDFNEIRNNGEKIGGPRRGEASFQDFNDMLDIGEMVELQSSGDNLTWGGKLGDSWIRSRLDRCFGNKQWMKLFPASNQAFLDKRGSDDRPVLVRLASSSEPFRGSFRFDRRFLNNSGVKDEIKKAWLTNHPFFEAKVSDKLKRCRKALSKWKKGKSKLQRQDQTDSSGFRG
- the LOC106319712 gene encoding uncharacterized protein LOC106319712, producing MGASSSVDSKELSEKREIESLAASTGALPLLQRSFSKLADPQANTVSFQSFKKSFTLSYKTTTCEGDQTVPDSFPRLLEHLGPSLVDLFFVPEKGGGLSWVEFARGYVKCCGRMSASMSYNTLLRVFHLTSQNAGFSSKLEFESEEADCKINGSVSTVELVMFLWMCWTMSWDGRSSRSTDLFLPDISHLIMSALVSCTESGASLNVWDSDVFGLELELPVGKFLTWALTTIPCLTECLSHFCNARLQHSLNAEDGSGPSKSAGGDDSASKTCENTLLTCGRAWAISLTSKNTLSEEILSSCFPCNNDEANENLLYRSYHHGKGMNRLWDNVQGYHAPILLIVSASGGADHEGTSSERKWVIGAILQQGFENRDTFYGSSGNLFSISPVFHAFSSSGKEKNFAYSHLHPSGRVYDANPKPVGIGFGGTQGNERIFIHEDFAKITVRHHAVDKTYQPGSLFPNQGYLPVEALVLDVEAWALGGKAAKEVQEAYKKREELFTDQRRKIDLKTFTNWEDSPEKMMMDMMGNPNAPAREER
- the LOC106319697 gene encoding uncharacterized protein LOC106319697, whose protein sequence is MLKFLSKVKIEFNTLDPRLASCVEFLAQCNARKAKESNPNCQVLVKRRTDDQPPQISVTFVNGVEEAFDAAATSAQSIRKMILDKGQYLETEQMFREAGEQWPVIIPEEEIHQEAPGVKPRKAEDKKQ